The Rhodospirillales bacterium genome includes the window CAGCATTTTTTAGTCTTTCATAGGCCGGTTTGTAAGCGTCTTTTGCCCAGTCCGGCAGGTCGAGGAGCAGCGCTGGCTCGTCAATCTGCACCCAGCTCACGCCCATTTCATGCAGCCGCGATAAAATCTCTTCATAAACCGGCAGGATTTTATCCAGCAGCGTCGATACGCAGAAATCACCACGTGCCTTGCCGAGCAGCAGGAACGTTAGCGGGCCGACCAGAACGGGCTTGGTTTCAACCCCGGCGGCTTTGGCCTCTTCGTAGGCATGAAAAATATGTTCGCAGGACAGCTTAAAATCCTGATCTTTTTCAAACTCAGGAACGATATAGTGATAGTTGGTATCGAACCATTTGGTCATTTCCATCGCGGCAATACCCTCGGCACCGCGGGCCATGGCGAAATAAAGATCGTTGCCGACGGACCCACCATCCCATTTAAAACGCGGAGGAACACACCCCAGCGTTGCGGCCATACTCAGCACATGGTCGTACATGCAAAAATCATGAGACGGTATCTGGTCAATTCCGGATTCTTTTTGCATTTGCCAGTGACGCATCCGCAGCTCCCGCGAAGTCTCCTTCAGGGCTTCTTTTGATAGGTTGCCTTTCCAGTAGGCTTCAACAGCTTTTTTCAACTCGCGATTAACGCCGACGCGGGGAAATCCAAGGTTTGTCGAGAGGACCATTTTTGTCTCCTTCAGGTTTGAAATAGTGAATGCATTACACGGCAAGGCCGCCCGCTTTGCAAGCTTTAACAATCATGTTGGCTTTGTTCAGCGTGTAAAAATGAATATGCTCTACGCCGCCGTCAATCATGGCGCGCACCTGCTTATCCAGAATATCTTGTGCGGTTTTTGCCGCGTCCTGTTCATTCAATCCGGCAAAGCGTTCTGTCAACCATTGCGGCACATGCGCGCCGCACCGGTCGGCAAAGCTGCACATCCGGTCAAAATCACCGATTGGCAAAAGACCGGGGACAATGGGGGTTATAATACCGCTGTTCCGGCATTGCGTAACAAAATCAAAAAACGCGGCATCATTGAAAAAGAACTGGGTAATCGCTCTGTCAGCCCCGGCATCGCATTTCAGCTTTAACGCTTTTATATCGGCATCCAGTGAGGGTGCGTCCGGGTGCTTTTCCGGGTAAGCGCCAACCGAGATTTCAAAATCATGCTGCACTTTCAGGGCTTCAACAAAATCACTGGTGTACTGGAAATAATCGGCATCCGTATCCAGCGGCCACGAAAGGTCGTCGGGCAAATCCCCGCGCAAGGCAACAATATGCCGGATTCCGTTCCCCCACAACATATCTGTCATTGCCATTAATTCTTCTTTTGGCGTGCCGATAAAAGTCAAATGAGAAGCGACAGGTATCCCGGTCTTGTCCTGCATGGCGATGACCATCTCTTGCGTCCACTCACGCGTTGTTCCGCCCGCGCCATAAGTCATAGTCATAAAGGTCGGCTTCAGGGCGGCGAGTGTTTCAAACTCGCCCCAGAACGCTTCCCGTGCCGCGTCGCTTTTCGGCGGAAAAAATTCAAAACTAAACGTCGTCATGCTTTTGTTGCCTCCTGCACAAAAGTTTCAATCAGGGTGGCCATGTCCTTTTGCGCGCGCTCTGCATTTGCGATGGTGTGGGCATGAGTCAGGATTTCATCACTCATCCCCGCCGCCATGTTGGTAACCGCCGATAACCCCACGCATTTAATCCCGCAATGCCGGGCGATCAGGTTTTCCGGCACTGTTGACATTCCGACCAGATCCGCGCCAATGGTTTTGAGCATGGATATTTCCGCCGGGGTTTCGAACGCCGGGCCGGGCATCGCCGCATAGATGCCCTCGTCAAGACGGGAACCGGACTTTTTGGCGCAGTCCTGCAATATGCCGCGTAAGCGCTTATCCCACGCATCGCCCATATCAACAAATCGCGGACCCCAGTCATCATCGTTCGCACCTGTCAACGGATTGCTGCCGAGCAGATTGATATGATCCTTGATCGAGACAACCGATCCGGGTCCGTTTTCAGGCATCAGCGATCCGGCGGCATTGGTCAGGATCAAAATGTCGACCCCCAGCGCCTTCAGCGTGCGGATCATGATTTTTAACCCGTCAAATCCCGCTCCCTCATAAAAATGCTGGCGCCCTTTCAGGAAAATGACGGGGACGCCCGCCACATGCCCGGTCCGCAATGACCCTTCATGGTCCTTGACGGTGGGTACGGGAAAACCGGGTAAAGCGCTATAGGAAAGGGCCGCCGTTTCATCCAGAAGATCCGCTACCGCCCCCAGTCCCGATCCCAGCATCACGGCAATTTTGGGGTGAAGAGCGGGCGCGGCTTTGCGGATAATTTCAGCAGATTGTTGAATCATAATCGACATGCTGGACAGTCTGGATGTGTTTGTTTACAAACGCAATATGAATATGGCGCACAGCAGGGTAAAAATGACATGACGCAAGGCAACCAACACGATCACATTCTCATCCTCGATTTTGGCTCTCAGGTCACGCAGCTTATCGCGCGGCGGGTCCGGGAAAGCGGCGTTTACTGCGAAATCTGGCCGTTTAATCAGGCCGACGAAGCAAAGATAAAGGATTACAGCCCCAAGGGTATTATTCTCTCCGGCGGACCGTGCAGCGTGACG containing:
- a CDS encoding methylenetetrahydrofolate reductase, giving the protein MTTFSFEFFPPKSDAAREAFWGEFETLAALKPTFMTMTYGAGGTTREWTQEMVIAMQDKTGIPVASHLTFIGTPKEELMAMTDMLWGNGIRHIVALRGDLPDDLSWPLDTDADYFQYTSDFVEALKVQHDFEISVGAYPEKHPDAPSLDADIKALKLKCDAGADRAITQFFFNDAAFFDFVTQCRNSGIITPIVPGLLPIGDFDRMCSFADRCGAHVPQWLTERFAGLNEQDAAKTAQDILDKQVRAMIDGGVEHIHFYTLNKANMIVKACKAGGLAV
- a CDS encoding purine-nucleoside phosphorylase; this encodes MSIMIQQSAEIIRKAAPALHPKIAVMLGSGLGAVADLLDETAALSYSALPGFPVPTVKDHEGSLRTGHVAGVPVIFLKGRQHFYEGAGFDGLKIMIRTLKALGVDILILTNAAGSLMPENGPGSVVSIKDHINLLGSNPLTGANDDDWGPRFVDMGDAWDKRLRGILQDCAKKSGSRLDEGIYAAMPGPAFETPAEISMLKTIGADLVGMSTVPENLIARHCGIKCVGLSAVTNMAAGMSDEILTHAHTIANAERAQKDMATLIETFVQEATKA